Proteins encoded by one window of Carettochelys insculpta isolate YL-2023 chromosome 10, ASM3395843v1, whole genome shotgun sequence:
- the PAQR9 gene encoding membrane progestin receptor epsilon, producing MPGGRPAKEPAPSPPASPPLLRWDEVPDDFVECYILSGYRRLHCSAQECLASVLQPTNETLNFWTHFIPLLLFLSKFCRLFFLSGAGELPFHHPFLLPLWCYASGVLLTFAMSCTAHVFSCLSLRLRAAFFYLDYASISYYGFASTVAYSYYLLPGLRLLDARALSRYLQQRLGWQLDCSLPIALYSALMLPVAFALALTCTVACCKSRSECCAYPFAIRTFVFAMPLSMACPIMLESFLFDLRGHNPTLFVYFYRRYFWLLVAAFFNVSKIPERIQPGLFDIIGHSHQLFHIFTFLSIYDQMYYIEEGLLQFLKSPPAAPTFLGTVGYMLLLMLCLALVLRKFLNLADLCKQD from the coding sequence ATGCCCGGAGGCCGGCCGGCCAAGGAGCCGGCGCCGTCCCCTCCTGCCTCGCCACCCCTGCTGCGCTGGGACGAGGTGCCCGACGACTTCGTGGAGTGCTACATCCTGTCGGGCTACCGGCGGCTGCACTGCAGCGCCCAGGAGTGCCTGGCCTCGGTGCTGCAGCCCACCAACGAGACGCTCAACTTCTGGACCCACTTCATCCCACTGCTGCTCTTCCTCAGCAAGTTCTGCCGCCTCTTCTTCCTGAGCGGCGCGGGCGAGCTGCCCTTCCACCaccccttcctgctgcccctgTGGTGCTACGCCTCGGGCGTCCTGCTCACCTTCGCCATGAGCTGCACGGCCCACGTGTTCAGCTGCCTCTCGCTGCGCCTGCGCGCCGCCTTCTTCTACCTGGACTACGCCTCCATCAGCTACTACGGCTTTGCCAGCACCGTGGCGTACTCCTACTACCTGCTGCCTGGCCTGCGCCTGCTGGACGCTCGCGCCCTGAGCCGCTACCTGCAGCAGcgcctgggctggcagctggactgCAGCCTGCCCATTGCCCTCTACAGCGCGCTGATGCTGCCCGTGGCCTTCGCGCTGGCCCTGACCTGCACCGTGGCCTGCTGCAAGAGCCGCTCCGAGTGCTGCGCCTACCCCTTCGCCATCCGCACCTTCGTCTTCGCCATGCCGCTCAGCATGGCCTGCCCCATCATGCTGGAGAGCTTCCTCTTTGACCTGCGGGGCCACAACCCCACACTCTTCGTCTACTTCTACCGCCGCTACTTCTGGCTCCTGGTGGCCGCCTTCTTCAACGTCAGCAAGATCCCTGAGAGGATCCAGCCTGGGCTCTTCGACATCATCGGGCACAGCCACCAGCTCTTCCACATCTTCACCTTCCTCAGCATCTACGACCAGATGTACTACATCGAGGAAGGGCTGCTGCAGTTCCTCAAATCCCCCCCTGCCGCCCCTACCTTCCTGGGCACCGTGGGCTACATGCTGCTCTTGATGCTGTGCCTGGCGCTGGTCCTTAGGAAATTTTTGAACCTTGCAgatctctgcaaacaggactaG